GCAGCACGTGATCGTCGGGCAGGGCCAGATCGACGCGGTGCTCAACGCCCGCCCCGAGGACCGGCGCACGGTCATCGAGGAGGCTGCCGGCGTGCTCAAGCACCGGCGCCGCAAGGAGCGCTCCGAGCGCCGGCTCACCGCCACCGAGGGCAACCTCGTCCGCCTGCAGGACCTGCAGCGCGAGGTGCGCCGCCAGCTCCGCCCGCTGGAGAAGCAGGCCGACGCGGCCCGCCGCCACGGTTCGGTGGTGACCGAGCTGCGGGCGCTGCAGGTCTACGCCGCCGGTCGCGACCTGGCCACGCTGCGACGGCGCCTGGCCGAGGCGACCGCGGCGAAGGCCGAGGCCGCGGGGGAGGACCGCATGGTCCGCCAGCGCCTCGGCGAGCTCGACGCCACGGTGCTGGCCGCCGAGGCCGAGCTGTCGGCGCTGGGCGGCGACGACCTGGGCGACGCTCTGGCGCGGGTGGAGGCGCTGCGGGAGAAGGCCCATGGCCTCACGGCGCTGCTGGGCGAGCGGCTCAAGGGTCTGGAGCGCGAGCGCGAGGCGTTCGTCGACCAGGGCGTGATCGCCAGCCTGGAGGCCGACGCGGCCCGGCTGGAGGGCGAGCTGGGCGCCCTCGACGGCACCGAGCAGCAGCTCGCCCCCGAGGCCGACGAGCTGGCGAGCGACGAGACCGCGCTGGACGAGGCCCGCCGCACGTTCGAAGAGACGTGGGCCGAGGGCGTCCCGACCCCGTCGGGCAAGGCGGCCGAGGTCCGCGGTGAGCTGACCGCCCTCGGGAAGACCCACCAGCGGGGCACGGCCGAGCTCGACCGGGCCCGCCAGCGCCTCGACCGCCTGGCCGAGAAGGTCGAGCGCCTCGACGCCGAGGTCGAGCGCCTGACCGGTGAGAACGCCGAGGCCGAGGCCTCCGAGGGCGACGTCGTCGTGGCTCGGGAGGCCGCCGAGAAGGCCCTCGCCACGGCCGAGGAGGCCGCCGAGAACGCAGTGGCCGGCGCCGAGGAGGCCGTCGAGATGGCCGTGGCCGGCGCCGGGGAGGCCGCTGAGATGGCGGTGGCCGGCGCCGAACAGGCCTGCGTCGCCGCCGAGGAGGTGGTGGCCGGCGCCGATGAGGCCGACCGGGCCGCCCAGGCCGAGCGCACCCAGTGGGAGGCCAAGGTCGAGGCCCTGTCGCTGGCACTCGACGACGCCCGTACCCGGGCCGGTGTCGAGCGCCTGGCCGGCGTCGACGGCGTCGTCGGCACCCTGCTCGACCTGGTCGAGATCGACCCGGGCTGGGAGCCCGCCTTCGAGGCCGCCTGCGGTGAGGCCCTGGCCGCCGTGGTGGTCGGCTCGGTGGATGCCGGGCGCGCCGCTGTCGAGATCCTGGCCCAGGGCGACCTGCCGGGCGCCGTGCTGGCGCTGGAGGCCGCCCGCCCCACCCGCGGCGCCGACCTCCCGGCGGGAGGCGAGCGGGTCCGTACGCACGTGCACCCCCGTCGCCCCGAGGTGGCTCCGCTGCTCGACGCCCTGGTGGGCACGGCGGTCGTGGTCGACGGCGGCTGGGCGGGTGCCATCGAGACCGCCGTGGCCCACCCCGACGCCGTGGTCGTCACCCGCGAGGGCGGCCGCTTCGCCGCCGAGGGCTGGCGGGCCGTCACCGCCACCACCGGCGCCACGGGCGCCGCGCTCGACGAGGCCACCGCCAAGGCCGAGGCGGCGCGGGCCGTGGCCGAGGAGACCCGGGCCGTCGCCGCCGAGGCCACCGCCCGCCGGCGCGAGGCCACCGCCGCCCGCGACGCGGCCCGCAAGGACGCCGAAGCCGCCCGCGATCAGGTTCGCAAGGACGCCACCGCCGCCCGCGACGCGGCCCGCAGGGAGGCCGACGCCGCCCGGGACGCGGCCCGCAAGGCCGACGACGTCGCCCGCCGCCGGCTCGAGGACCTCCGCCGCCAGCTGGCCACGAACAACGACACGATCGCCCGCTCCACCAAGGACCGCGACGAGGCCCGTGCCGAGGCCGCGTCGGTGTCGTCCCAGCTGGAGGAAGCCACCGAGCGGATCGCCCGCGAGGGCGGCCGCGTCGGCGAGCTGGAGCTGCTGCTCCCGGCGCTGGAAGCCGAGGAGGCCGATCTCACCCAGCGGGCCCAGGCCATGGCGCAGGCCCGGCGCCAGCTCGAGGAGCGGGTCACGGCGCTCGGCGCCCGTCGCCAGGACATCGAGGTGCGCCGGGCTGCCATCACCGACCGCCGCGGCTTCCTGGGCCAGCGGCTCACCGAGGTGCGCGAGCGGCTGGCCCGCACGTCGGAGGCGTGGAACGAGGCCAAGGAGCGCCGGGTCGAGCTGGACCGCACGCAGGCCGTGCTGGAGCGGCTGAGCGCCTTCGTCGCCGAGCGGGCCGCCCTGGTGCAGGAGCACCACGTCGACCTGCAGGAGCGCCGCCGCAAGCAGACCGACGCCCACCGGGTCCTCACGACGCATCTCGACGGCGCGCGCCGGCAGCGGATCGAGTCGGAGCGCACGCTCGAGAACGCCCGGGAGCGGGGCCGTCGAGCCGAGCTGGAGGAGGCCGAGGTGCGGCTGCGGCTGGAGCAGGCCACCGAGCTGTGCCGCACCCAGCTCGACGTCGAGCCCCACGCCGCCATCAACGCCGAGCCGCCCGAGCTGCCCGACGGCGTGCCCGCCGCGGCCCGCATCCGCGAGCTGGAGCGCGACCTCAAGCTCATGGGCCCGATCAACCCGCTGGCCCTGGAGGAGTTCGACGCTCTGCAGGAGCGCTACGGCTTCCTGCAGGAGCAGCTCGACGACGTGAAGTCGTCGCGGCGGGAGCTGGCGAAGGTCATCCGGGCGGTCGACGAGGAGATCGTGCGGGTCTTCGCCGCCGCCTACGCCGACGTGAGCGAGAACTTCGTGCAGCTGTTCCAGATGCTGTTCCCGGGGGGCCAGGGCGGGCTGCGGCTCACCAACCCGGACGACCTGCTCAACTGCGGCATCGAGATCGAGGCCAAGCCGTCGGGCAAGAACGTGAAGAAGCTGTCGCTGCTCTCCGGTGGCGAGCGGTCGCTGACGGCGCTGGCGTTCCTGTTCGCCGTGTTCCGCAGCCGCCCGTCGCCCTTCTACGTGATGGACGAGGTCGAGGCCGCCCTCGACGACGTCAACCTGCACCGCTTCCTCGACCTCATCGCCGAGTTCCGCCAGGAGGCGCAGCTGGTGGTCGTCAGCCACCAGAAGCGCACGATGGAAGCCGCCGACTGCCTCTACGGCGTCACGATGCAGCCCGCGGGTTCCTCCAAGGTCATCAGCGAAAAGGTCACCGCCGGCGCCTGACGTGGCGTGGCCTCGTCGTCGTCGCTGGCTGTTCGTCGCGGCCGGTGTGCTGGCCGTGCTGCTGGTCGTCGGTCTCGTGGGCCGGTACCGGTGGCTACCCGAGTACCGCCCGGCGCTGCGCGACGGCGAGCGCTACGGCGTCGACGTCTCGCACCACCAGGGCGAGATCGACTGGGCCCGGGTGGCCGACGACGACATCGGGTTCGCCTACATCAAGGCGACCGAGGGCGGTGACTTCGTCGACGCCTCGTTCGAGCGGAACTGGCACGGCGCCGACGCGGCGGGGCTCGACCGGGGGGCGTACCACTTCTTCACCTTGTGCCGGCCGGGCGACGAGCAGGCCGAGAACTTCCTGGCCACGGTGCCTTCGGACCCCGAGGCGCTGCCGCCGGTGGTCGACCTGGAGCTGGCCGGCAACTGCTCGGAGCGGCAGGCCTCGACCGAGGTCGAGCGGGAGCTGAGGACCTTCCTGCGCGCCGTCGAGTCGGAGACCGGCGAGGAGGTCGTCCTCTACGTCGGCGCCGACTTCGAGGGCCGCTACCACCTCCGCGACGAGCTGGCGCGCCCGGTGTGGCATCGCCGGATCCTCCTCCGCCCCGACGTCGCCGACTGGTGGATCTGGCAGTTCCACGACCGGGCGTCGATCGACGGCATCGGCGGCGACGCCGACCTCAACGTCATGCGCGGCGAGCGTCCCTGATGCGGGTGTAGCCGGACGAGAGGGCAGGGCTGAGCGAGGCGACCCGCTGGGCTTCAGCAGCATTCGACCACGGCAGCGGAGAAGGTGTAGCCGACGCCGGCAGCGATGAGCAGGACGAGGTCCCCGGGTCCGATCTGGCCGGTTCTGAGCAGGTGGTCGAGGCCGGCGGCCTGGTCGCCGGCCCCGAGGTGGCCGGTCACCCGGCCGAGATCGTCCCAGGTGGTGCGCTCCCGCTCCACCCCGATCATGTCGAACATCTCCTCCTGGCCGCCGCCTCGTTGCATGAAGGGGAGGGACACCTTGGCGAGGTCGTCGAGCGCAGCGTCGGCGTCGTCGAGGGCTTCGCTCAGGACCGCTCGGACGTGCTCGGACAGCACGTCGAAGTCGGCCTCGGGTCGGAGCTCCATGGCGGCCTGGTAGCGGTCGAGTCCGGGGGCCGGTCGCCGCAGCGCTGGTCCGTCGGAGAAGGGTGACGATCCTCGGCCGAGCCACTCGAAGCTGGTGTCGGAGCGAAAGGCGCTCGACCGGAGGCGGCACTTCGCCGGCTGGTTGGTCACCACGAGCGCCGACGCTCCGTCGCCGAGGACGCACTGGGGCTCGGTGTGCCATCGATCGATGTGGGGGCCGGCAAACCGGTCCGCGGTCGTCACCAGCACCCAGGCCGGTCGAGATGCGGCGCGCACATGGGCGGCGGCCAGGTGCAGGGTTCCGAGCCCGCCGTTGGATCGCTGGTCGACATCGAAGGTCACGGCGGAGGGCCCTGCCGTCCGTGAACCGATGTAGGCCGCAGGGGTCCACATGTCGTGACCCTGGAACCACACGCTCGCGTGGAGGACGACGTCGATGCAGGTCGGGTCGATCCCGGCGTCGTCGATGGCGTCGAGCCCGGCGGCCACCGCCATCTCGGGTGGGTGCTCGTGCTCGGCGACCGGGAGGTGGGTGACGCCGAGGATCTCCGCGCGGGCCCGCTGCACGACCCCGGCCTCCACCGCCTCCTCCACGGGACGCCGCGGAGGGAACCAGGACCCCGCGCCGGCGATGAAGACGTCACCCCAGCGCACTGTGCTCCCGTCCCCTTGACACCAGCGGCCGTCTCCGTCGATGCTCCATCGACCGGAAGGATAATCACGAATGCAGACGAATAATCGACCAGGGCTGAGGAACGGCGGTTCGTCGGATGCGGCGATCCGCGACATCGCGGCGGGCAACTCGCGGACGTCGGTGACGTTCCTCCCGGAGCCGGCGCGCCGGGAGCGGTGGCACCTGTTGATCTCGGCCGACGATCACGTCGTCGAGCCGGCGCACCTCTTCGAGGGGCGTGTGCCCCGGGCGCTGGCGGACCGGGCGCCGCGGATCGTGGAGACCGATACCGGGGATCAGGAGTGGGTCTACGAGGGGTCGCGGCAGTCGCAGATGGGCCTCTCGGCGGTCGCCGGTCGCCCGATCTCGGAGTGCACCAACGAGCCGACCCGGTTCGAGCACATGCGCCGAGGTGCGTGGGATCCGACTGCTCGCGTGGCGGACATGGACACCGACGGGGTCTACGCCTCGGTCAACTTCGCGTCGGCCCTGTGCGGCTTCGCCGGCCAACGCCTCCAGCTGGGGGTCGATGCCGAATTGGGCCTGGCCGTGCTGCGCGCCTGGAACAGCTGGTTCCTGGAGGAGTGGTCGGGGAGCCACCCCGATCGGTTCATCCCGTGCCAGCTCCCGTGGCTGGGTGATCCCGACGTGGCCGCGAGTGAGATCCGGGCCAACGCGGCGCGGGGCTACA
The genomic region above belongs to Acidimicrobiales bacterium and contains:
- a CDS encoding AAA family ATPase, translating into MFLKALTLKGFKSFADNTTLDFEPGVTVVVGPNGSGKSNVVDAIGWVLGAQAPSAVRSQKMDDVIFAGTTKRPALGRAEVSITIDNTAGLLPIDFNEVTVTRTLWRSGDSEYAINNVPCRLLDVQELFSDTGVGRQQHVIVGQGQIDAVLNARPEDRRTVIEEAAGVLKHRRRKERSERRLTATEGNLVRLQDLQREVRRQLRPLEKQADAARRHGSVVTELRALQVYAAGRDLATLRRRLAEATAAKAEAAGEDRMVRQRLGELDATVLAAEAELSALGGDDLGDALARVEALREKAHGLTALLGERLKGLEREREAFVDQGVIASLEADAARLEGELGALDGTEQQLAPEADELASDETALDEARRTFEETWAEGVPTPSGKAAEVRGELTALGKTHQRGTAELDRARQRLDRLAEKVERLDAEVERLTGENAEAEASEGDVVVAREAAEKALATAEEAAENAVAGAEEAVEMAVAGAGEAAEMAVAGAEQACVAAEEVVAGADEADRAAQAERTQWEAKVEALSLALDDARTRAGVERLAGVDGVVGTLLDLVEIDPGWEPAFEAACGEALAAVVVGSVDAGRAAVEILAQGDLPGAVLALEAARPTRGADLPAGGERVRTHVHPRRPEVAPLLDALVGTAVVVDGGWAGAIETAVAHPDAVVVTREGGRFAAEGWRAVTATTGATGAALDEATAKAEAARAVAEETRAVAAEATARRREATAARDAARKDAEAARDQVRKDATAARDAARREADAARDAARKADDVARRRLEDLRRQLATNNDTIARSTKDRDEARAEAASVSSQLEEATERIAREGGRVGELELLLPALEAEEADLTQRAQAMAQARRQLEERVTALGARRQDIEVRRAAITDRRGFLGQRLTEVRERLARTSEAWNEAKERRVELDRTQAVLERLSAFVAERAALVQEHHVDLQERRRKQTDAHRVLTTHLDGARRQRIESERTLENARERGRRAELEEAEVRLRLEQATELCRTQLDVEPHAAINAEPPELPDGVPAAARIRELERDLKLMGPINPLALEEFDALQERYGFLQEQLDDVKSSRRELAKVIRAVDEEIVRVFAAAYADVSENFVQLFQMLFPGGQGGLRLTNPDDLLNCGIEIEAKPSGKNVKKLSLLSGGERSLTALAFLFAVFRSRPSPFYVMDEVEAALDDVNLHRFLDLIAEFRQEAQLVVVSHQKRTMEAADCLYGVTMQPAGSSKVISEKVTAGA
- a CDS encoding GH25 family lysozyme, producing the protein MAWPRRRRWLFVAAGVLAVLLVVGLVGRYRWLPEYRPALRDGERYGVDVSHHQGEIDWARVADDDIGFAYIKATEGGDFVDASFERNWHGADAAGLDRGAYHFFTLCRPGDEQAENFLATVPSDPEALPPVVDLELAGNCSERQASTEVERELRTFLRAVESETGEEVVLYVGADFEGRYHLRDELARPVWHRRILLRPDVADWWIWQFHDRASIDGIGGDADLNVMRGERP
- a CDS encoding ketoacyl-ACP synthase III family protein gives rise to the protein MRWGDVFIAGAGSWFPPRRPVEEAVEAGVVQRARAEILGVTHLPVAEHEHPPEMAVAAGLDAIDDAGIDPTCIDVVLHASVWFQGHDMWTPAAYIGSRTAGPSAVTFDVDQRSNGGLGTLHLAAAHVRAASRPAWVLVTTADRFAGPHIDRWHTEPQCVLGDGASALVVTNQPAKCRLRSSAFRSDTSFEWLGRGSSPFSDGPALRRPAPGLDRYQAAMELRPEADFDVLSEHVRAVLSEALDDADAALDDLAKVSLPFMQRGGGQEEMFDMIGVERERTTWDDLGRVTGHLGAGDQAAGLDHLLRTGQIGPGDLVLLIAAGVGYTFSAAVVECC
- a CDS encoding amidohydrolase family protein, giving the protein MQTNNRPGLRNGGSSDAAIRDIAAGNSRTSVTFLPEPARRERWHLLISADDHVVEPAHLFEGRVPRALADRAPRIVETDTGDQEWVYEGSRQSQMGLSAVAGRPISECTNEPTRFEHMRRGAWDPTARVADMDTDGVYASVNFASALCGFAGQRLQLGVDAELGLAVLRAWNSWFLEEWSGSHPDRFIPCQLPWLGDPDVAASEIRANAARGYKAVAFTEGPHELGLPSLHSGHWDPFFEACEETGTVVCLHVGSSSTIPTTAPDAPGDTIAALFFGYSMFFTVDWLFSQVPIRFPGLRIVMAEGGLGWVPGLMDRLVHMERYQQIFGSWDRRGPTPLEVLRRNFYFCVIEDAMTLRIADSVGVDRILVESDYPHLDSTWPDTQPVMWGQLGRLAPDAREAIAWRNAAALFRHEVTPAQVDAFLT